The Couchioplanes caeruleus nucleotide sequence GATGCATCGCGATCCGCTGACCGACGCGCGCGACCTCGTCACTGAGCTGTTCCCCCGAAACCGGTGGGCCGTGCTCGCCGGCAGCGTCACCACCGCCCAGCGCACCACCGGCTCGGACCTCGACATCGTCGTCCTCCTGCCCGACGGCGACGGGCAGGCCCCGCACCGCGACTCCCGCCTTTACCGCGGCTGGCCCGTCGAGCTGTTCGTGCACGATGAGCAGTCCCTCGTCCACTACCTGGCCAAGGACCTCCCGGGCAGACGGCCGGTCATGCACCGCATGGTCGCCACCGGCGTCCCGGTGTCGGGCGACCCACGGCGATGGCAGACGCACTGCGCCGCCGTCCTGGCCGCGGGGCCGGCTCCCCTGACCGCCGACGAGCGCGACCGGATCCGCTACCACCTCACCGACCTGCTCGACGACCTCCGCCACGCCACCGACCCCGGCGAACGCACCGTCATCGGCACCGCCGCCTGGACGTCGGTGGCGCACCAGGCCCTCGCCCTGGCCGACCATTGGACGGGCACGAGCAAATGGCTGCTGCGCGAACTCCGCGACCTTGACTCCGAGCTGGCCGGCCGATGGCTGAGCGCCCACAACGACACCGCCGCGATCGAGGCCCTCCTCGAGGAGATCCTCGACCGGCACGGCGGCCTGCTCTTCGACGGCTTCCACGTCGCCGGGGACCACCCGGGGCCCCGGCTGGGGCCCCGCGAGCGTCCGTGACGAGGCGTACGTTGATGGTCGTGCCCGACGCCCCGTGGTCCGACCCGGACCTGGTCGCGCGATTCGCCGACGGCGCGTACGCGACCGTGAAGGGTTACGTACGCACCTACGTCCTGCACCACCACCTGCTGGACCATCTGCCGGCGCCGCCGGCGCGGGAACTCGACGTCGGCGGCGGCGCCGGGCACCAGTCGTTCCCCCTCGCGGCCCTGGGCTACGACGTGACGCTGCTCGACTCCTCCCCCGCGATGCTCGACAGGGCACGGCAGTGACTCGGGGCGCTTCCCGACCGGGTCCAGCAACGCGTGACGCTCCTGGAGGCCGATGGCGAGCATGCGTACGAGGCAGTCGGCGGTGAGCGCTTCGCGGCGGTGTTGTGTCACGGCGTCCTGGGGTACCTGGACCGGCCCGAGCCGTTGATCGACGAGCTGTGCCGGTGCTCCGCCCCCGGCGGCATCATCTCGATCATGACAGGGAACGCGAGGGCGGCGGCGGTACGGCCGGCGCTGGAGCGACGCTGGGACGACGCCCTGGCCTCATTCGACAGCAGGAGCGAGATCGGCGTCCTCGGGGTCCGCGGCCGGGCCGACACGGTGGAGGAACTGAGCGCGTACCTGCGAGGCCGAGGCGTCGAGCCGGTGCGCTGGTACGGCGTCTGGCTGTTCGTCGACTGGCTCGAGTTCAGCGGGGTCACCCTGGATCCGGGCGACGCCCGGGAACTGGCGGCGACGGCTGCGGCCGAGCTCGAAGCCAGCCGGCGCGATCCGTACCGCCACCTCAGCCGCGTCTTCCACCTCGTCGGCCGCAACGGTCCCGGCTGACAAATACGTGGTGCCGGCGGCCGGGGTCCCGCGACAATGCCGGCGTGGCAGAGGTCAAGGTCGTCGTCGCCCATGACGAGCGTGCGACGCTGCGGGTCGGCGACGTGTTCCTGAAGGTCGACGGCGATCAGACGCGTACGGACGTCGAGGTCGAGGCGATGGCCCTGGCGCCGGTGCCGACCCCCGAGGTCCTGTGGCGCAGGCCGCCGGTGCTGGCGATCGCCGCGGTCCCCGGCACGGAACTGGGCCACCTCGGCCGGCCCTCGACCGCGTCGCCGGCGGCTTGGGCGGCAGCCGGTGCCGCCGTATGGAAGATCCACGACGCCCCGCTGCCGCCGTGGCCGGGTCCCCGGCTGGACGACATCGCAGCGGACCTCGAGACCGAGTGCGAGTGGCTCCTCGCGAACGCCGTCCTGCCCACCGACCTGATCACGCGCAACCGCGAGATCGCCGAGTCCGCGCTCCGGCCGTGGACACCGGTGTTCACCCACGGTGACCTGCAGACCAACCACGTGTTCGTCGACGGCGACGAGGTCACCGGGGTGATCGACTGGTCCGAGGCGGCCCGCGGCGACGCCCTGCACGACCTCGCCGTCCTGACGCTCGGGTACGAACAACACCTCGACGACGTCCTCGACGGCTACGGCACCGACGTCGACCGCGAGGTGATCCGCGCCTGGTGGTCGATGCGCAGCCTGCTCGCGGTCCGGTGGCTCCTCGGCCACGGCTTCGACCCGTCCACGCCGGGCTGCGAGTTCGACGTCCTCCGATCCCGCATGTGAGGCCCGGGACCGGTCGGCGGTCTGCCGCCAGCGCAGCACCGCTCGGCCAGGAGGGCGACGGACGAGTCGGCCTGTACGCCGGATTCTGTCCGCGGCGATCTCTCGCCGCTGGGCGGTCATCCATCTCGGCCTGCCGTTGCCGACAGGCTCTTGCGGCCTACCCGCAGGCTCGGGCGAGCAGCCCTCGGACGCCTGCGCCGGTCGCTGCCTTGCGGCGGCGGCCTTTCTTGGCCTTGCTCCGGGTGGGGTTTACCGAGCCACCCCGGTCGCCCGGGGTGCTGGTGGGCTCTTACCCCACCGTTTCACCCTTACCGGCCCGTGGGCCGGCGGTCTGTTCTCTGTGGCACTTTCCCGCGGGTCACCCCGGGTTGCCGTTAGCAACCACCCTGCTCTGCGGAGTCCGGACGTTCCTCGGCGGCATCCCGGTGGGGGTGCCGACGCGACCGCCCAGCCGACTCGTCCGTCGCCGGTCATCCTACGGCAGCGACGATCGCCTCCCGGCAGGCGGCGCACCCCTCGCCCTCACGGTGAGCGACCCCCGACCGAGGCCGGCGCCGCGGCCGGGCCCGAGCCGGGCCAGGCCAGGGCCGAGCCAGGGCCGAGCCGGGGCCGAGCCGGGCCAGGCCAGGGCCGAGCCGGGCCAGAGCCGAGCCGGGCCGGGGCAAGCAGGCCGACGAAAGCCGCTCCGAGGCGGCACGCAACAAGGCCGACGAGAGCCGAGCGCGAGCCGCACGCAAGCAGGCCGGCAGGAAGCGGCCCGGCGGGAAACCCCCGGCCGATCACCGTAGATTCATTCGCATCATGGATGTCGGACACGTTCTTCTGCTGCTCGCCGCCGGTCTGGTCGCGGGCGTCGTCAACGCGCTGGCCGGCGGCGGGTCGCTGATCACCTTCCCGACGCTGATCGGGATCGGGCTGCCGAGCGTTGCCGCCAACGTCACGAATTCGGTGGCTGTCTTTCCGGGGTACGTGTCCAGTGTCGTCGGGAGCCGCGCGGATCTGCGGGGGCAGTGGCGGCGGCTGGGGTCGCTGGTGCCGTTGTGCGTGGCCGGGTCCGCGGCCGGGTGTGCGTTGCTGCTCGGTACGCCCGCCCGCGCGTTCGATCTGATCGTGCCGTTCCTGGTGCTCGGGGCGGCCGCCGCGCTGGCGTTCCAGGATCGGTTGCGGGCGCTGGTGGGGCATGCGAGCCGACGGCGGCGGGGTGTGTTGCCGGTTGTCGTGTTCGTGGGCGCCGTGTACGGGGGCTACTTCGGCGCCGCCCTCGGGGTGATGTACGTGGCCGCGCTCGCGCTGGTGCTGGACGAAACCCTGAACCGGATCAACGCGTTGAAGAATGTGCTGTCCGCCTGTGTCGGGCTGGTGACCGTGATCGTGTTCGCCGTGTTCGCGCCGATCCACTGGGGGGCCGTGTTGGTGGTGGCGCCCGCGACGGTGGTGGGCGGGTACGCGGGCGCGCACCTGGCACGTCGTTTGCCAGCAAAGGTGTTGAAGGTTCTTATTGTCACGTTCGGCGCGGTGATCGGATTGGTCCTGCTGGGGCGCGCCTTCCGGTGAGAATGGTCGTCCCGGGCATTGTGATAGACGAGGAAGGGCACATGGCGAACGACGAGGCCGCGCTCGGCGTCATCGAGACGCAGGTCGCGATGCTCATCCGGCTGGGTGAGGCGACCCGGCGCAGTTCACCGCGGCCGCATCGGGCACTGGACCGGGCGGCGTACGTCATCCTGCGGCTGCTCCAGGAGTCCGGGCCGCAGAACGTCTCCGCCGTGGCGCACCGGCTGAACCTCGACGGCTCGACGGTGACCCGGCAGGTGAGCGCGATGCACCGGGACGGCCTGGTCGAGCGGCATCCGGATCCGGACGACGGGCGGGGCACGGTCATCGCCGCGACCGAGCGGGGTCTCTCCCAGGTGGAGGCGGTCGCCAAGGCGCGGCGTGAGCTGTACGACCTGCTGCTCAAGGACTGGACGAGCCATGAGCGCAAGGAGCTCGCCGGCATCCTCGAGCGGCTCACCCGGGACATGGACTCGTACATCAAAGGCCGCGGCCTCGGATAGGACATCCGAGGCCGCGACATGCGAGGAGCTGCGGGATCAGGTCGATGAGGTGATGGGGTCGGCGTCGGGGGTCGTACGGGCCTTCTCCAGGCGTGGGTCGCCCTCGTCGGCGAAGTAGTCGTCCGGGTTGGTGTGGTCGATGCCGTCCGGGGTCTTCGCGGCCCGCAGGACCAGCGTCGCGATGACCGCCACCAGCAGGTTGACCGCGACCGCCACGAAGCCCACGTAGATGGTCTTCGGGCTGTCGAAGCCGAGGTCGGACAGCGGGAACGCCGAGCCGCCGAAGTGTTTGCGGCCGGTGTTGGCGTTCGGGATGTTGTAGAGCATCCACATGCCCATGCCCATGCCGGCCGCCCAGCCGGCGATCAGCGCCCAGCGGTGCAGCCACCGGGTGAACAGGCCGAGCGCCACCGAGGGCCCGGTCTGCAGGATGATGATGCCGCCGATGAGCTGCAGGTCGATGGAGAACTGCGGGTCGAGGAAGATGATGCAGGCGACCGCGCCGACCTTGACCACCAGCGACGTGATCTTGGAGACGTTCGCCTCCTGCGCCGGGGTCGCGTCCTTCTTCAGGTACTCCTTGTAGATGTTGCGGGTGAACAGGTTCGCCGCCGCGATCGACATGATGGCCGCCGGGACCAGCGCGCCGATGCCGATGGCCGCGAAGGCGACGCCCGCGAACCACGACGGGAACTGCTGGTCGAAGAGCAGCGGCACGACGGTGTTGCTGTCCAGGCTGCCGGCCTTGGCACCGGGCAGCGGCGTCACGCCCGCGGAGATCGCCATGTAGCCGAGCAGCGCGATCAGGCCGAGCAGGAAACTGTACGCGGGCAGCGCCGACATGTTCCGCTTGATCACATTGCGGTTCTTGCTGGCCAGCACGCCCGTGATGCTGTGCGGGTACAGGAACAGCGCGAGGGCCGAGCCGAGCGCCAGCGTGATGTACTGGATCTGGTTGTTGGCGTTGAGGGTGATGCCGTCGCCGGTCGAGTTCGACGCCTGGAACTTCGCGTTCGCGTCGTCGAAGATGCTGCCCCAGCCGCCCAGCTTGTACGGCAGGTAGAGCACCGCCACGATGATGACGATGTAGATCAGCGTGTCCTTGACGAACGCGATCAGCGCGGGCGCCCGCAGGCCGGACTGGTAGGTGTACGCGGCCAGGATCGCGAACGCGATGATGATCGGCAGGTGCCGCGCGAGCGCGCTGTCCCCCGTCACGCCCATCGTCTTGAGCACGGCCTCGATGCCGACCAGCTGCAGCGCGATGTACGGCATGGTCGCCACGATGCCGGTGATCGCCACGAGCAGGGCGAGCAGCGGCGAGTCGAAGCGGGACCGGACGAAGTCGGCGGGGGTCACGAAGCCGTGCCGGTGCGACACCGACCAGAGCCGGATCAGGATCAGGAAGAACAGCGGGTAGATGACCACGGTGTACGGCACCGCGAAGAACCCGGCGGCGCCCGCTCCGAAGATCAGCGCCGGCACGGCGACGAAGGTGTACGCCGTGTAGAGGTCGCCGCCGACCAGGAACCAGGTG carries:
- a CDS encoding nucleotidyltransferase domain-containing protein, yielding MHRDPLTDARDLVTELFPRNRWAVLAGSVTTAQRTTGSDLDIVVLLPDGDGQAPHRDSRLYRGWPVELFVHDEQSLVHYLAKDLPGRRPVMHRMVATGVPVSGDPRRWQTHCAAVLAAGPAPLTADERDRIRYHLTDLLDDLRHATDPGERTVIGTAAWTSVAHQALALADHWTGTSKWLLRELRDLDSELAGRWLSAHNDTAAIEALLEEILDRHGGLLFDGFHVAGDHPGPRLGPRERP
- a CDS encoding phosphotransferase family protein gives rise to the protein MAEVKVVVAHDERATLRVGDVFLKVDGDQTRTDVEVEAMALAPVPTPEVLWRRPPVLAIAAVPGTELGHLGRPSTASPAAWAAAGAAVWKIHDAPLPPWPGPRLDDIAADLETECEWLLANAVLPTDLITRNREIAESALRPWTPVFTHGDLQTNHVFVDGDEVTGVIDWSEAARGDALHDLAVLTLGYEQHLDDVLDGYGTDVDREVIRAWWSMRSLLAVRWLLGHGFDPSTPGCEFDVLRSRM
- a CDS encoding sulfite exporter TauE/SafE family protein, whose protein sequence is MDVGHVLLLLAAGLVAGVVNALAGGGSLITFPTLIGIGLPSVAANVTNSVAVFPGYVSSVVGSRADLRGQWRRLGSLVPLCVAGSAAGCALLLGTPARAFDLIVPFLVLGAAAALAFQDRLRALVGHASRRRRGVLPVVVFVGAVYGGYFGAALGVMYVAALALVLDETLNRINALKNVLSACVGLVTVIVFAVFAPIHWGAVLVVAPATVVGGYAGAHLARRLPAKVLKVLIVTFGAVIGLVLLGRAFR
- a CDS encoding MarR family winged helix-turn-helix transcriptional regulator: MANDEAALGVIETQVAMLIRLGEATRRSSPRPHRALDRAAYVILRLLQESGPQNVSAVAHRLNLDGSTVTRQVSAMHRDGLVERHPDPDDGRGTVIAATERGLSQVEAVAKARRELYDLLLKDWTSHERKELAGILERLTRDMDSYIKGRGLG
- the mctP gene encoding monocarboxylate uptake permease MctP, whose amino-acid sequence is MSDHITEIIVFSLLFLLVSGMGFVAARWRAPKDMAHLDEWGLGGRSFGGWITWFLVGGDLYTAYTFVAVPALIFGAGAAGFFAVPYTVVIYPLFFLILIRLWSVSHRHGFVTPADFVRSRFDSPLLALLVAITGIVATMPYIALQLVGIEAVLKTMGVTGDSALARHLPIIIAFAILAAYTYQSGLRAPALIAFVKDTLIYIVIIVAVLYLPYKLGGWGSIFDDANAKFQASNSTGDGITLNANNQIQYITLALGSALALFLYPHSITGVLASKNRNVIKRNMSALPAYSFLLGLIALLGYMAISAGVTPLPGAKAGSLDSNTVVPLLFDQQFPSWFAGVAFAAIGIGALVPAAIMSIAAANLFTRNIYKEYLKKDATPAQEANVSKITSLVVKVGAVACIIFLDPQFSIDLQLIGGIIILQTGPSVALGLFTRWLHRWALIAGWAAGMGMGMWMLYNIPNANTGRKHFGGSAFPLSDLGFDSPKTIYVGFVAVAVNLLVAVIATLVLRAAKTPDGIDHTNPDDYFADEGDPRLEKARTTPDADPITSST